A section of the Streptomyces sp. CG1 genome encodes:
- the miaA gene encoding tRNA (adenosine(37)-N6)-dimethylallyltransferase MiaA, with amino-acid sequence MSSAPSTPRVIAVVGPTAAGKSDLGVFLAQQLGGEVVNADSMQLYRGMDIGTAKLTPAERGGIPHHLLDIWDVTVTASVAEYQKLARARIDALLAEGRWPILVGGSGLYVRGAVDNLEFPGTDPEVRARLEEELALRGSGALHARLAAADPEAARAILPSNGRRIVRALEVIEITGRPFTANLPGHDSVYDTVQIGVDVARPELDERIALRVDRMWEAGLVDEVRALEAQGLREGRTASRALGYQQVLAALAGECTEAEARAETVRATKRFARRQDSWFRRDPRVHWLSGAMADRGELPHQALALVERPVTA; translated from the coding sequence GTGAGCAGTGCACCCTCCACCCCCCGCGTCATCGCCGTCGTCGGACCCACCGCGGCCGGAAAGTCCGATCTTGGCGTCTTTCTGGCCCAGCAGCTAGGTGGGGAGGTCGTCAACGCCGACTCCATGCAGCTGTACCGAGGGATGGACATCGGCACCGCGAAGCTGACGCCCGCGGAGCGCGGCGGCATACCGCACCACCTGCTCGACATCTGGGACGTGACGGTCACCGCCTCCGTCGCCGAGTACCAGAAACTGGCCCGCGCCCGGATCGATGCCCTGCTCGCCGAGGGCCGCTGGCCCATCCTGGTCGGCGGCTCCGGACTGTACGTCCGCGGGGCCGTCGACAACCTGGAGTTCCCCGGTACCGACCCCGAGGTCCGGGCTCGTCTGGAGGAGGAGCTGGCCTTGCGCGGCTCGGGCGCGCTGCATGCCCGGCTGGCCGCAGCCGACCCCGAGGCCGCCCGCGCGATCCTGCCGAGCAACGGCCGTCGGATCGTCCGGGCGCTCGAAGTGATCGAGATCACCGGCCGGCCCTTCACCGCGAACCTGCCGGGACACGACTCCGTCTACGACACCGTCCAGATCGGCGTCGACGTGGCCCGCCCGGAACTGGACGAGCGCATCGCGCTGCGCGTCGACCGCATGTGGGAGGCGGGCCTCGTGGACGAGGTGCGCGCACTGGAGGCGCAGGGACTGCGCGAGGGGCGCACGGCGTCGCGTGCGCTGGGTTACCAGCAGGTGCTCGCCGCGCTCGCCGGGGAGTGCACCGAAGCGGAAGCGCGGGCCGAGACCGTACGCGCGACCAAGCGCTTCGCGCGCCGCCAGGATTCGTGGTTCAGGCGCGATCCCCGGGTGCACTGGCTGAGTGGGGCCATGGCGGACCGGGGAGAACTTCCGCACCAGGCCCTGGCGTTGGTCGAACGACCGGTTACAGCCTGA
- the dapF gene encoding diaminopimelate epimerase: MRTPLPFLKGHGTENDFVIVPDPENAVDLTPAAVAALCDRRAGIGGDGVLHVVRSAAHPEAKPMAAEAEWFMDYRNGDGSVAEMCGNGVRVFARYLQHAGHVGEGDLAIATRAGVKTVHIAKDGDITVGMGRARLPEGEVTVSIGEHSWPARNVNMGNPHAVAFVDDLAQAGTLYDPPPFSPATAYPEGVNVEFVVDRGPRHVAMRVHERGSGETRSCGTGACAVAVAAARRDGADPAVTGAPATYTVDLPGGRLVITERPDGEIEMTGPAVIVAEGEIDGEWLENALR, translated from the coding sequence ATGCGCACCCCCCTCCCCTTCCTCAAGGGCCACGGCACCGAGAACGACTTCGTGATCGTCCCGGATCCGGAGAACGCCGTCGATCTGACCCCGGCCGCCGTCGCCGCCCTGTGCGACCGCCGGGCCGGCATCGGCGGCGACGGGGTGCTGCACGTGGTGCGCTCGGCCGCGCACCCGGAGGCGAAGCCGATGGCGGCCGAGGCCGAGTGGTTCATGGACTACCGCAACGGCGACGGTTCGGTCGCCGAGATGTGCGGCAACGGAGTCCGTGTGTTCGCCCGCTACCTCCAGCACGCCGGACATGTGGGCGAAGGCGACCTCGCGATCGCCACGCGCGCGGGTGTGAAGACCGTCCACATCGCGAAGGACGGCGACATCACCGTCGGAATGGGCCGCGCCCGTCTGCCGGAGGGCGAGGTCACCGTGAGCATCGGCGAGCACAGCTGGCCCGCCCGCAACGTGAACATGGGCAACCCGCACGCGGTCGCGTTCGTCGACGACCTCGCGCAGGCCGGCACTCTGTACGACCCGCCGCCGTTCAGCCCGGCGACGGCCTACCCCGAAGGGGTCAACGTCGAGTTCGTCGTCGACCGCGGCCCTCGCCACGTCGCCATGCGCGTGCACGAGCGCGGCTCCGGCGAGACCCGCTCGTGCGGCACGGGCGCGTGCGCCGTCGCCGTGGCCGCCGCCCGGCGCGACGGCGCCGACCCGGCCGTCACCGGCGCCCCGGCCACGTACACCGTCGACCTGCCCGGCGGCCGTCTCGTCATCACCGAACGGCCCGACGGCGAAATCGAGATGACCGGACCCGCCGTGATCGTCGCCGAGGGCGAGATCGACGGCGAATGGCTGGAAAACGCGCTTCGCTGA
- a CDS encoding bifunctional (p)ppGpp synthetase/guanosine-3',5'-bis(diphosphate) 3'-pyrophosphohydrolase — translation MSAEATNPASPGPVAPTASAAATAPAVPRADRRKSRPRIDLRRLGRAALLGPAVRGKLPDAIGHVVEAHRAHHPDADLDPLRRAYVLAESSHRGQMRKSGEPYITHPLAVTLILAELGAETTTLTASLLHDTVEDTDVTLDQVREQFGEEVRYLVDGVTKLEKVDYGAAAEPETFRKMLVATGSDVRVMSIKLADRLHNMRTLGVMRPEKQARIAKVTRDVLIPLAERLGVQALKTEMEDLVFAILHREEYEHTRELIADNAARPDDPLAEVADEMRRVLREAGIQAEVLIRPRHFVSVHRVARKRGQLRGTDFGRLLVLVHEDADCYGVLGELHTCMTPVVSEFKDFIAVPKFNLYQSLHTAVARPDGQVVEVLIRTHQMHKVAEAGVVALGNPYAPASDAPASDAPADGERADPTRPGWLSRLLDWQQAAPDPDTFWSTLREDLAQDRELTVFRPDGGTLGLPEGATCVDAAYAQYGEDAHACIGARVNGRLATLSTVLKDGDTVQLLMGQDPASEPSREWLEHAHTPAARIAIQRWLATHPGGGTGPEDEGGPRREPAEATASQGSAGGSRADAAGGTETAGTAEGATPAERAPGARPRGADVLVDRPGAAVRLAGCCTPVPPDEITGFAVRGGVVTVHRVECAAVTHMKGRGRTELGVRWGNTTECRVTLVAESFGRPHLLADLTEAISSTGVDIVSATVEPPSQQRVRHTYTLQLPDAAHLPALMRAMRDVPGVYDVSRAQHQAPLP, via the coding sequence ATGAGTGCGGAGGCCACGAACCCTGCGTCCCCTGGCCCGGTAGCCCCCACGGCATCCGCGGCGGCCACCGCCCCCGCGGTGCCCAGGGCGGACCGCAGGAAGTCCCGGCCCCGGATCGATCTGCGCAGGCTCGGCCGGGCCGCGCTGCTCGGCCCCGCCGTCCGTGGCAAGTTGCCCGACGCGATCGGCCATGTCGTGGAGGCGCACCGCGCCCATCACCCCGACGCGGACCTCGATCCGCTGCGCCGCGCCTACGTCCTCGCGGAGTCCTCGCACCGCGGCCAGATGCGCAAGAGCGGCGAGCCGTACATCACCCACCCGCTCGCCGTGACCCTGATCCTCGCCGAACTCGGTGCCGAAACCACGACATTGACGGCGTCTCTGCTCCACGACACGGTCGAGGACACCGATGTGACGCTCGATCAGGTGCGGGAACAGTTCGGCGAGGAGGTTCGTTATCTGGTCGACGGGGTGACGAAACTGGAGAAGGTCGACTACGGAGCCGCCGCCGAACCGGAGACCTTCCGCAAGATGCTCGTCGCCACCGGCAGCGACGTGCGCGTGATGTCGATCAAACTCGCCGACCGCCTGCACAACATGCGCACCCTCGGTGTCATGCGCCCGGAGAAACAGGCGCGGATCGCCAAGGTCACCCGCGACGTCCTCATCCCGCTCGCCGAGCGCCTCGGCGTGCAGGCCCTGAAGACCGAGATGGAAGACCTGGTCTTCGCCATCCTCCACCGAGAGGAGTACGAGCACACCCGCGAGCTCATCGCGGACAACGCCGCCCGCCCGGACGACCCGCTCGCCGAGGTCGCCGACGAGATGCGCCGGGTGCTGCGCGAGGCCGGCATCCAGGCCGAAGTCCTCATCCGCCCGCGGCACTTCGTCTCCGTCCACCGCGTGGCCCGCAAGCGCGGACAGCTGCGCGGCACCGACTTCGGCCGCCTGCTCGTGCTGGTGCACGAGGACGCCGACTGTTACGGCGTCCTCGGCGAACTGCACACCTGTATGACCCCGGTCGTCTCGGAGTTCAAGGACTTCATCGCCGTACCGAAGTTCAACCTGTACCAGTCGCTGCACACCGCCGTCGCCCGGCCCGACGGCCAGGTCGTCGAAGTCCTCATCCGCACCCACCAGATGCACAAGGTCGCCGAAGCGGGCGTCGTCGCCCTCGGCAACCCGTACGCCCCGGCGTCCGACGCCCCCGCCTCCGACGCCCCCGCCGACGGCGAGCGCGCTGATCCCACCCGTCCTGGCTGGCTCTCCCGCCTCCTCGACTGGCAGCAGGCCGCGCCCGATCCCGACACCTTCTGGTCCACCCTGCGCGAGGACCTCGCGCAGGACCGCGAGCTCACCGTCTTCCGTCCCGACGGCGGCACGCTCGGCCTGCCCGAGGGCGCCACCTGCGTGGACGCCGCCTACGCCCAGTACGGCGAGGATGCGCACGCCTGCATCGGCGCCCGCGTCAACGGCCGTCTGGCCACCCTCAGCACCGTCCTGAAGGACGGCGACACCGTCCAGCTCCTGATGGGCCAGGACCCCGCCTCCGAGCCCTCCCGCGAATGGCTGGAGCACGCCCACACCCCGGCCGCCCGCATCGCCATCCAGCGCTGGCTCGCGACGCATCCGGGCGGCGGCACCGGGCCGGAGGACGAGGGCGGCCCCCGCCGCGAACCCGCCGAGGCCACCGCCTCCCAGGGCTCCGCCGGCGGCTCGCGCGCCGATGCCGCCGGGGGTACGGAAACCGCCGGTACCGCTGAGGGAGCCACCCCCGCCGAGCGCGCCCCCGGCGCCCGCCCCAGAGGCGCCGACGTCCTCGTGGACCGGCCCGGAGCCGCCGTACGGCTCGCCGGGTGCTGTACACCCGTACCGCCGGACGAGATCACCGGCTTCGCGGTACGCGGGGGGGTGGTGACCGTGCACCGGGTGGAGTGCGCCGCGGTGACGCACATGAAGGGCCGAGGGCGCACGGAGCTGGGCGTGCGCTGGGGGAACACCACCGAGTGCCGGGTCACGCTGGTCGCTGAATCGTTCGGCCGCCCCCATCTGCTCGCGGACCTCACCGAGGCGATCTCCTCGACCGGGGTCGACATCGTCTCGGCCACCGTCGAACCGCCCAGCCAGCAGCGGGTCCGGCACACATACACCCTCCAACTCCCGGACGCGGCCCACCTCCCAGCCCTCATGCGCGCCATGCGGGACGTCCCGGGCGTGTACGACGTGTCCCGCGCCCAGCACCAGGCCCCGCTCCCCTGA
- a CDS encoding M1 family metallopeptidase, whose protein sequence is MLLTPRVMRRTRTQSPSRTRPRISRHRKAALLASAVSVCLLAASAPAQPLGIGDRLFPYLGNPGYDVASYDLSFTYPGTNDKPLQAVTTISAKTTADLERINLDFAHGTVQSVEVDGHPAQFTSAGEDLVVTPEHPLSEGSWTRIRVRHTSDPVAAKGQEGGWVRTTDGLAMANQADAAHLVFPCNDHPSDKAMFTFHVTAPKGYTVVANGVPTGAEQTGSNTTWTYRTRHPMATELAQVSIGHSAVLHRAGPRGLAVRDVVPSADRKALQPWLAKTPAQIAWMESKVGTYPFETYGVLMAQASTGFELETQTLSLFEKDLFTEPAYPKWYIESIMVHELSHQWFGDSVSPRMWSDVWLNEGHATWYEALYAEETAHRPMVDRMKSAYAASDGWRAAGGPPALPKAAAPGQKISIFRPNIYDGAALVLYALRQEIGKPAFERLERAWVQEHRDSTASTADFIRLASTVSGRDLSGFLKGWLYGEKTPPMPGHPDWKSADPTKAPKAGRKPSGPVTSPRAGEPRTR, encoded by the coding sequence ATGCTGCTCACCCCCCGCGTCATGCGACGCACCCGCACCCAGTCCCCGTCCCGGACCCGGCCGCGGATCTCCCGGCACCGGAAGGCGGCCCTGCTCGCCTCCGCCGTCTCCGTCTGCCTCCTCGCCGCCTCGGCTCCGGCCCAGCCCCTCGGCATCGGCGACCGGCTCTTCCCGTACCTGGGCAACCCGGGCTACGACGTGGCGTCGTACGACCTGTCCTTCACCTATCCCGGCACCAACGACAAGCCGCTCCAGGCCGTCACCACCATCTCCGCCAAGACCACCGCCGACCTGGAGCGGATCAACCTCGACTTCGCGCACGGCACCGTGCAGTCGGTCGAGGTCGACGGGCACCCGGCGCAGTTCACCAGCGCCGGTGAGGACCTGGTCGTCACCCCGGAGCACCCCCTCTCCGAGGGCAGCTGGACCCGGATCAGGGTGAGACACACCAGCGATCCCGTCGCCGCCAAGGGCCAGGAAGGCGGCTGGGTGCGCACCACCGACGGCCTCGCCATGGCCAATCAGGCCGACGCCGCCCACCTGGTCTTCCCGTGCAACGACCACCCGTCCGACAAGGCGATGTTCACCTTCCACGTCACCGCCCCGAAGGGCTACACGGTCGTGGCCAACGGTGTGCCCACCGGAGCGGAGCAGACCGGCTCCAACACCACCTGGACCTACCGCACCCGGCACCCCATGGCCACCGAACTCGCCCAGGTCTCCATCGGTCACTCCGCCGTGCTGCACCGTGCGGGCCCGCGCGGGCTGGCGGTCCGCGACGTCGTGCCCAGCGCCGATCGCAAGGCCCTCCAACCGTGGCTCGCCAAGACGCCCGCCCAGATCGCCTGGATGGAGAGCAAGGTCGGTACGTACCCCTTCGAGACGTACGGCGTGCTCATGGCACAGGCCTCGACCGGGTTCGAACTGGAGACACAGACCCTCTCGCTCTTCGAGAAGGACCTGTTCACCGAGCCCGCCTACCCCAAGTGGTACATCGAGTCGATCATGGTGCACGAGCTGTCCCACCAGTGGTTCGGCGACAGCGTCAGCCCCCGCATGTGGTCCGACGTCTGGCTGAACGAGGGGCACGCCACCTGGTACGAGGCGCTGTACGCCGAGGAGACCGCGCACCGGCCGATGGTGGACCGGATGAAGTCCGCGTACGCCGCCTCCGACGGCTGGCGTGCGGCCGGCGGCCCGCCCGCCCTGCCCAAGGCGGCAGCCCCGGGCCAGAAGATCTCCATCTTCCGGCCCAACATCTACGACGGCGCGGCCCTCGTCCTCTACGCCCTCCGGCAGGAGATCGGCAAGCCGGCCTTCGAGCGGCTGGAGCGCGCGTGGGTCCAGGAACACCGGGACTCCACGGCCTCCACCGCCGACTTCATCCGGCTGGCCTCGACGGTCTCCGGCCGCGACCTGAGCGGCTTCCTCAAGGGCTGGCTGTACGGCGAGAAGACCCCGCCGATGCCCGGCCACCCGGACTGGAAGTCGGCGGATCCCACGAAGGCACCGAAAGCGGGCCGGAAGCCGTCGGGACCGGTCACGTCGCCGAGAGCGGGCGAGCCGCGGACCCGGTGA
- the hflX gene encoding GTPase HflX — protein MTSSSSPSQDTKRLAHAYPEGLRADALMEEDVAWSHEIDGERDGDQFDRSERAALRRVVGLSTELEDVTEVEYRQLRLERVVLVGVWTTGTVQDADNSLAELAALAETAGALVLDGVIQRRDKPDAATYIGSGKAQELREIVIETGADTVICDGELSPGQLIQLEDVVKVKVIDRTALILDIFAQHAKSREGKAQVALAQMQYMLPRLRGWGQSLSRQMGGGKGGGLATRGPGETKIETDRRRIREKMAKMRREIAEMKTGREIKRQERRRNKVPSVAIAGYTNAGKSSLLNRLTGAGVLVENALFATLDPTVRRAETPSGRLYTLADTVGFVRHLPHHLVEAFRSTMEEVGDADLIVHVVDGSHPVPEEQLAAVREVIRDVGATDVPEIVVINKADTADPLVLQRLLRVEKRSIAVSARTGQGIEELLGLIDNELPRPSVEIEALVPYTHGKLVARAHTEGEVISEEHTAEGTLLKVRVHEQLAADLAPYVPVSAA, from the coding sequence ATGACCTCCTCTTCTTCCCCTTCCCAGGACACCAAGCGCCTCGCGCACGCCTATCCCGAGGGTCTTCGGGCCGATGCCCTGATGGAAGAGGACGTCGCCTGGAGCCACGAGATCGACGGCGAGCGGGACGGCGACCAGTTCGACCGCTCCGAGCGCGCGGCCCTGCGCCGCGTGGTGGGCCTGTCCACCGAGCTGGAGGACGTCACCGAGGTCGAGTACCGCCAGCTCCGCCTGGAGCGGGTCGTGCTCGTCGGCGTGTGGACCACCGGCACCGTGCAGGACGCGGACAACTCCCTCGCGGAGCTGGCCGCCCTCGCCGAGACCGCGGGCGCGCTCGTGCTCGACGGCGTCATCCAGCGCCGCGACAAGCCCGACGCGGCCACCTACATCGGCTCCGGCAAGGCCCAGGAGCTGCGCGAGATCGTGATCGAAACGGGAGCGGACACCGTCATCTGCGACGGTGAGCTGAGCCCCGGCCAGCTGATCCAGCTGGAGGACGTCGTCAAGGTCAAGGTCATCGACCGTACGGCCCTGATCCTGGACATCTTCGCCCAGCACGCCAAGTCCCGCGAGGGCAAGGCGCAGGTCGCGCTCGCGCAGATGCAGTACATGCTGCCCAGGCTGCGCGGCTGGGGTCAGTCGCTGTCCCGCCAGATGGGCGGCGGCAAGGGCGGCGGCCTCGCCACCCGTGGTCCCGGTGAGACCAAGATCGAGACCGACCGGCGGCGGATCCGCGAGAAGATGGCGAAGATGCGCCGGGAGATCGCGGAGATGAAGACCGGCCGCGAGATCAAGCGCCAGGAGCGCCGGCGTAACAAGGTGCCGTCCGTCGCCATCGCGGGCTACACCAACGCCGGCAAGTCCTCCCTGCTCAACCGGCTCACAGGCGCCGGCGTCCTGGTCGAGAACGCCCTGTTCGCGACCCTGGATCCGACCGTCCGCCGAGCGGAGACCCCGAGCGGCCGCCTGTACACCCTGGCCGACACGGTCGGCTTCGTCCGGCACCTGCCGCACCACCTGGTCGAGGCGTTCCGCTCCACCATGGAGGAGGTCGGCGACGCCGACCTGATCGTGCACGTGGTGGACGGCTCACATCCGGTGCCCGAGGAGCAGCTGGCCGCCGTGCGCGAGGTGATCCGGGACGTCGGCGCCACCGACGTGCCCGAGATCGTCGTGATCAACAAGGCGGACACGGCCGACCCGCTGGTCCTCCAGCGGCTGCTCAGGGTCGAGAAGCGCTCCATCGCCGTCTCGGCCCGCACCGGCCAGGGCATCGAGGAACTGCTCGGCCTGATCGACAACGAGCTGCCGCGACCGTCGGTCGAGATCGAGGCGCTCGTGCCGTACACCCACGGCAAGCTCGTCGCCCGCGCCCACACCGAGGGCGAGGTGATCTCCGAGGAGCACACCGCGGAGGGCACGCTGCTCAAGGTCCGGGTACACGAGCAACTGGCGGCGGACCTGGCACCGTACGTACCGGTGTCGGCGGCCTGA
- a CDS encoding serine protease — protein MRSIRPSFTDRRERGTRRTSTSLAAVTLASALVLTATACNGDDKADGKPTASATAASAGDGKIRIPGDLKQKLKEHGIDLDKWKNGAWKNWNKQDWLREADDFFNPIIKGLWDPNRMRHANDPNKGVNGNDISGDQGVTDPTPQPVKAQAVAAPYHTDAATSGKVFFDSPEGHMVCSGTVVEDPAHPGKSNLVWTAGHCVHAGKNGGWYRNMAFVPSYNNSGKPAAQLQTASRSEIAPFGVWWADAAQTSQQWIDQGGETGGNGASYDYAVIHVTPEQGNSGKSLEETVGGALPVNFNAPAVPKVNSITASGYPEAAPFDGQLLYQCKDKPGRLSINTSDPTMYRIGCTMTAGSSGGGWVEAGADGKPALVSNTSIGPVSSGWLAGPRFGDVAKGVYQSVSKKFAGQ, from the coding sequence ATGCGATCCATACGACCGTCGTTCACTGATCGGCGAGAGAGGGGCACCCGCCGCACCTCCACCTCGCTCGCGGCGGTCACCCTCGCCTCGGCGCTGGTACTGACCGCCACCGCCTGCAACGGCGACGACAAAGCCGACGGCAAGCCGACCGCCTCAGCGACCGCGGCCAGTGCCGGCGACGGCAAGATCAGGATCCCGGGCGACCTCAAACAGAAGCTCAAGGAACACGGGATCGACCTCGACAAGTGGAAGAACGGCGCCTGGAAGAACTGGAACAAGCAGGACTGGCTGCGCGAGGCCGACGATTTCTTCAACCCGATCATCAAGGGCCTGTGGGACCCGAACCGGATGCGCCACGCCAACGACCCGAACAAGGGTGTCAACGGCAACGACATCTCCGGTGACCAGGGTGTGACGGACCCGACCCCGCAGCCGGTCAAGGCCCAGGCGGTCGCGGCGCCGTACCACACCGACGCGGCCACCTCCGGCAAGGTGTTCTTCGACTCCCCCGAGGGCCACATGGTGTGCTCGGGCACGGTCGTGGAGGACCCCGCGCACCCGGGCAAGTCCAACCTGGTCTGGACGGCGGGTCACTGTGTGCACGCCGGCAAGAACGGCGGCTGGTACCGCAACATGGCGTTCGTGCCGTCGTACAACAACTCCGGCAAGCCGGCCGCCCAGCTGCAGACCGCCAGCAGGTCCGAGATCGCGCCGTTCGGCGTCTGGTGGGCCGATGCGGCGCAGACCTCGCAGCAGTGGATCGACCAGGGCGGTGAGACCGGCGGCAACGGCGCCTCGTACGACTACGCGGTGATCCATGTGACGCCGGAGCAGGGCAACAGCGGGAAGTCGCTGGAGGAGACGGTCGGCGGGGCGCTGCCGGTGAACTTCAACGCGCCGGCCGTGCCGAAGGTGAACAGCATCACCGCGTCCGGCTACCCGGAGGCGGCTCCGTTCGACGGCCAGCTGCTCTACCAGTGCAAGGACAAGCCCGGCCGGCTGTCCATCAACACGTCGGACCCGACGATGTACCGGATCGGCTGCACGATGACCGCGGGCTCCTCCGGAGGTGGCTGGGTGGAGGCCGGTGCGGACGGCAAGCCTGCGCTGGTGTCCAACACGTCCATCGGTCCGGTGAGTTCGGGGTGGCTGGCCGGTCCGCGGTTCGGTGACGTGGCCAAGGGTGTGTACCAGTCGGTGAGCAAAAAGTTCGCCGGGCAGTAG
- a CDS encoding diaminobutyrate--2-oxoglutarate transaminase family protein, with protein sequence MAGGTHGEAPAVHEGILRRQSARESSARTYARALPIVPVRARGLTIEGADGRRYLDCLSGAGTLALGHNHPVVLEAIRRVLDSGAPLSVLDLATPVKDAFITELFRTLPSGLADRARVQFCGPAGTDAVEAALKLVRAATGRTGLLAFTGAYHGMTAGAQAASGGAREVRVARLPYPQDYRCPFGVGGAHGAELAARWTESLLDDPKSGVPLPAGMILEPVQGEGGVIPGPDDWLRRIRQLTADRSILLIADEIQTGVGRTGAFWAVDHSGITPDVMVLSKAIGGSLPLAVIVYRDDLDVWQPGAHAGTFRGNQLAMAAGTATLTHVRENGLAERAATLGARMLGQLGELADTFACVGEVRGRGLMIGVELVDPEGARAEPDDHHRTSSGPEPTRTPHPAAPELAATVQRECLQRGLIVELGGRHSAVVRLLPPLTISDEQAAAVMDRLADAVEAAARTHEHGPHRSPHHSPAHRTG encoded by the coding sequence ATGGCTGGAGGCACGCACGGGGAAGCGCCCGCTGTGCACGAGGGGATCCTCAGACGTCAGTCGGCGCGCGAATCCTCTGCCCGCACCTACGCCCGAGCCCTGCCCATCGTCCCGGTCCGGGCGCGAGGGCTCACCATCGAGGGCGCCGACGGCCGCCGCTATCTCGACTGCCTCTCCGGCGCCGGCACACTCGCCCTCGGCCACAATCATCCGGTCGTGCTGGAAGCCATCCGCAGGGTCCTCGACTCCGGCGCTCCCCTCTCCGTCCTCGACCTGGCGACCCCCGTCAAGGACGCCTTCATCACCGAGCTGTTCCGTACCCTTCCGTCCGGTCTCGCCGACCGCGCCCGGGTCCAGTTCTGCGGGCCGGCCGGCACCGACGCCGTCGAGGCCGCCCTCAAACTGGTCCGGGCCGCGACCGGCCGCACCGGCCTGCTCGCCTTCACCGGTGCCTACCACGGCATGACCGCCGGCGCCCAGGCCGCCTCCGGCGGCGCCCGTGAGGTCCGGGTCGCCCGGCTGCCCTATCCGCAGGACTACCGCTGCCCTTTCGGCGTCGGCGGCGCGCACGGCGCCGAACTCGCCGCCCGCTGGACCGAGTCCCTCCTCGACGATCCCAAGTCGGGCGTGCCCCTGCCCGCCGGGATGATCCTCGAACCCGTCCAGGGCGAGGGCGGGGTGATCCCCGGACCGGACGACTGGCTGCGCCGCATCCGGCAGCTCACCGCCGACCGGTCCATCCTGCTGATCGCCGACGAGATCCAGACCGGCGTCGGCAGGACGGGTGCCTTCTGGGCCGTCGACCACAGTGGCATCACTCCCGACGTCATGGTCCTGTCCAAGGCGATCGGCGGCAGCCTCCCGCTGGCCGTGATCGTCTACCGCGACGATCTCGATGTCTGGCAACCCGGCGCCCACGCGGGAACCTTCCGTGGCAACCAACTCGCCATGGCGGCGGGCACCGCGACCCTCACCCATGTGCGGGAGAACGGCCTCGCCGAACGAGCCGCCACCCTCGGCGCCCGTATGCTCGGCCAACTCGGTGAGCTGGCCGACACGTTCGCGTGCGTGGGGGAGGTGCGGGGGCGCGGGCTGATGATCGGGGTCGAGCTGGTGGACCCGGAAGGCGCCCGAGCCGAACCCGACGACCACCACCGCACGTCCTCCGGTCCGGAGCCCACCCGCACCCCGCACCCGGCAGCGCCCGAACTCGCCGCGACCGTCCAACGGGAGTGTCTCCAGCGCGGATTGATCGTCGAACTCGGCGGTCGTCACTCGGCCGTGGTCCGGCTGCTTCCCCCGCTCACGATCAGCGACGAGCAGGCGGCAGCCGTCATGGACCGCCTGGCGGACGCGGTCGAGGCAGCGGCCCGCACGCACGAACACGGCCCACACCGCAGCCCACACCACAGCCCTGCCCATCGCACCGGCTGA